Proteins co-encoded in one Papilio machaon chromosome 24, ilPapMach1.1, whole genome shotgun sequence genomic window:
- the LOC106716237 gene encoding uncharacterized protein LOC106716237, with product MSSLSASGVFSSCVDYFCLVCESLLRDGADAAAHVAKPVHTKNFLTTEYFGNQQECVRKIKKWYLCELCNVLLPTAARVRLHVAEARHAEHRAARVVQRRADRILAFASVQLKDSAWNGILDDTCAICNTEFDDEHIHRNETSHILKLIQSKIEYDENQNLYRRVDDNTFHCITCNKLVAFNSIDVHFNDDEHKKLYQSFCEESKFNSDESKEEIEAENAESHIERSENIENVEKNEFINDKEHSEIDKNEKNVIQQINTKKIIEIFDTVKIDEDENSKINLENDDILSSIENFNRNNISINVELKTATCKKCEKDLDFQMKSIKDHILEHEMNNEIEDFETTKVKSDTELTEEMPNGKTSPAATVKNEQEFKKVRGKKIKEHKSNFEAKQFANENDMTYLDSEDKVYCIKCKVNIPTSLKCLQDHVAGSAHLKAINKQHLEVVLYKNDNESNEEHTNKIAAEDFVQNKLFIDGISKCVVINDTICISVLSSELMLEENNKLKCFICEQKLFMHDFESHIKQYHHNKMSSKCFVLELSSEFIREIKPQCFHCGYCNNLHSPWSAMLKHIQSADHRESRSSAHIRLQRLMPEIIQHRRQQQLNRMMAAFGFMFGANRRRYYDSDSD from the exons ATGTCATCATTGAGTGCTAGCGGCGTGTTCAGCAGCTGCGTGGACTACTTCTGTCTGGTGTGCGAGTCTCTGCTTAGGGATGGGGCTGACGCCGCCGCACACGTCGCCAAGCCTGTGCACACCAAGAACTTTCTCACTACTGAATACTTCGGAAATCAACAAGAATGCGTGAGAAAG ataaaaaaatggtatttgTGCGAGTTGTGCAACGTGCTGTTGCCTACTGCGGCCCGAGTGCGCCTGCACGTGGCGGAGGCGCGGCACGCGGAGCATAGGGCTGCGCGGGTGGTGCAGCGGCGCGCGGACAGAATCCTCGCCTTCGCGAGCGTGCAGCTTAAAGACAGCGCGTGGAATGGCATCTTGGATGACACGTGCGCCATCTGCAATACGGAGTTTGACGACGAACACATTCACAGGAACGAGACGAGCCACATATTGAAGCTGATTCAAAGCAAAATCGAATACGATGAAAATCAAAACCTTTATCGTCGG GTGGATGATAATACTTTtcattgtataacatgcaATAAGCTTGTTGCATTCAACTCAATAGATGTTCATTTTAATGATGATgaacataaaaaactttaccAAAGTTTTTGTGAagaaagcaaatttaattcaGATGAGAGTAAAGAGGAAATTGAGGCAGAAAATGCTGAATCACATATTGAAAGATcagaaaacattgaaaatgttgaaaaaaatgaGTTCATAAATGATAAAGAACATTcagaaatagataaaaatgaaaaaaatgttattcaacagataaacactaaaaaaattatagaaatatttgatactgTAAAGATTGATGAAGATGAAAATTCTAagattaatttagaaaatgatGATATTTTGAGTTCcattgaaaactttaatagaAACAATATAAGTATAAATGTTGAATTGAAAACTGCAACATGCAAGAAATGCGAAAAAGATTTGGATTTTCAGATGAAATCAATAAAAGACCATATTTTGGAACATGAAATGAATAATGAAATAGAAGATTTTGAAACCACTAAAGTTAAATCTGACACAGAACTTACAGAAGAAATGCCAAATGGAAAGACATCACCTGCGGCAACAGTAAAAAACGAacaggaatttaaaaaagttagagggaaaaaaataaaagaacataAATCTAATTTTGAAGCAAAACAATTTGCAAACGAAAATGATATGACTTACTTAGACAGTGAGGATAAGGTTTATTGcattaaatgtaaagtaaatatacCAACATCTTTAAAATGCTTGCAAGACCATGTGGCTGGTTCTGCTCATTTGAAAGCtattaataaacaacattTAGAGGttgtattatacaaaaatgataATGAATCTAATGAAgaacatacaaataaaattgcagctgaagattttgtacaaaataaacttttcataGATGGAATCTCCAAATGTGTGGTTATCAACGACACTATATGCATAAGTGTGCTCAGTTCCGAGTTAATGTTAGAAgagaataataaattgaaatgtttcatCTGTGAGCAAAAGTTGTTCATGCATGATTTCGAGTCCCATATAAAACAGTACCACCATAATAAAATGTCTTCAAAGTGTTTTGTACTTGAACTTTCGAGCGAGTTTATAAGAGAG ATTAAGCCACAATGCTTTCACTGCGGCTACTGCAATAACCTGCACTCACCATGGTCTGCGATGCTAAAACACATACAGTCTGCAGACCACAGGGAAAGTAGATCTTCAGCGCATATACGTTTGCAACGCTTAATGCCAGAAATTATTCAACACCGCAGACAACAACAACTCAATCGGATGATGGCGGCTTTCGGATTCATGTTTGGTGCAAACAGGAGACGTTACTATGACAGTGATAgtgattaa
- the LOC106715757 gene encoding uncharacterized protein LOC106715757 — protein sequence MEEKPMFDPNSADPLTKERGICLQYDCAVKRLYEVFTQCEKRVKSKDYTAETCEEEIIDLMEGIDNCVEDRAFNKFV from the exons ATGGAGGAAAAGCCAATGTTCGATCCT AACTCTGCCGATCCCCTCACTAAAGAACGAGGAATATGTTTGCaat ATGACTGTGCAGTTAAAAGATTGTACGAAGTATTCACGCAGTGCGAGAAAAGGGTCAAGAGTAAGGACTACACTGCTGAGACTTGTGAAGAAGAAATTATCGACTTAATGGAAGGAATTGATAATTGTGTAGAGGACAGAGCGTTCAATAAGTTTGTATAA